The Synchiropus splendidus isolate RoL2022-P1 chromosome 1, RoL_Sspl_1.0, whole genome shotgun sequence genome includes a window with the following:
- the rbm18 gene encoding probable RNA-binding protein 18 has translation MSSAAESVENASIISESGAHEGNRLWIGNIDPKITEYHLVKLLEKFGNVKQFDFLFHKSGPLEGQPRGYCFVNFNTKQEAERAIQCLNGKLALSKKLVVRWAHAQRFEGFRNEKTMPTSLEPSSSGASDQSLTNSHLSTSAKIRAIEAKLQMMEENPDDSYSGPSPYVHNKPPERKRWEPYSKSHHHNQSRPFRRFRR, from the exons ATGTCGTCCGCAGCGGAGAGTGTGGAAAATGCCTCCATCATTTCAGAGAGTGGGGCCCATGAGGGAAACCGATTATGGATTGGCAACATCGATCCTAAAATCACAGA GTATCACCTGGTGAAGCTATTAGAAAAGTTTGGCAATGTGAAACAGTTCGACTTCCTGTTTCATAAGTCCGGACCTTTAGAGGGACAGCCGAGGGGCTACTGTTTTGTCAACTTCAACACCAAGCAG GAAGCTGAACGGGCCATCCAGTGTTTAAATGGGAAGCTTGCTCTTTCCAAAAAGCTGGTGGTGCGCTGGGCGCACGCACAG AGATTTGAAGGTTTCCGTAATGAGAAGACGATGCCCACGAGCCTGGAACCATCGAGTAGCGGGGCCTCTGACCAGTCTCTGACCAACAGCCACCTCAG TACGAGCGCAAAGATCCGCGCGATTGAGGCCAAGCTCCAGATGATGGAGGAGAATCCAGATGATAGCTACTCGGGCCCCTCACCCTACGTTCACAACAAACCGCCAGAGAGGAAACGCTGGGAGCCTTACTCAAAATCGCACCACCATAACCAGAGCAGACCCTTCCGCAGGTTCAGGAGATGa